One Ostrea edulis chromosome 2, xbOstEdul1.1, whole genome shotgun sequence genomic region harbors:
- the LOC125682590 gene encoding uncharacterized protein LOC125682590 isoform X8, with protein MPGGGELQPTNKNGTSSFRFGTNRQVELTLRKELDDMAKKSLAEISVKREERLKAPQTEESVTSRRLQPAFEPERRKEKRKTEPVFHDEILAKEAKKDPQFILKPVVEPPYNPLDKSQNVDHRIASVHSRKLPFSKESTITPDDMKKPKATSVGVVPSRSSVNVPGLKVIMEGRPALTSEDFALEQMMQANKMRAFTPMTPDQETPGETPLQTDREEDFDENEETMKKPAILMSEGTLQRISFKERPKPVLPFSSLKKTRRRVVESALSVATSLKSENNLLPDDNVYSRYDDVIAGIDDDLQTAVSQQEPKEEGRRVSSAVSTKSTKDLLEEAKKIAKPGSEPIWKLQGKRSPRKKDTKKDSKKDKKAQEKLKSKEKEEETDGKPRPRSERSVDEIIASLRAQSSGARTQVSDADRKIQEIMDRVMSRTSAVLSDGSEALDSKRDKKEIDVPADIPEDEEVEEGLQIEEKNEKLPSEDLTSEGKTGDEEPQAPAVIEPQSLPAGVPSLQLVDVGGIEDESSSEEGEEEEVVDIKQAWEDLMAPPEVTCEDIISVQGKNVDLVDRQPIQGPVTNNVSVFSNAVSFLSTWKPITPSKYQLPEIEVEEKKPAKHVHHFCTVNNEYQLPEEYKNLGRKYHTPSKFDSAQQAARYVGGPQVTEPQDDTASEYSDFTAVQEAEEQRLAMAARRVLEETGKDTEETLEAWQQKANEVFNTVPVSLEGTKMSVKLDESRLYWTPAPPKFDVQPARVKDVLFPDYHPASLGLDLQEESAARQQEELEESSEEEEEVEVADSVEERYQELYRLLNYKSTSMEDLTDYVKAAKQREDDIKDGKIFPYEKRKLTKEEQEKLEKVNPPPLPVDTEPREPTPVVTKTTEMTDSEIFPVFVPLRRSTSDLGLTRMLDDTLLVPQDYNSAMDEISIQKSNVRQMKLNKKLLEAKEKEEAQRLQWQIEQEKMAAERVETFQEPNKKDEPTPAELALQAGRAYVILPKKNKKKSKRKGPISMERLDQIEKFLRAPSKQINRSNSMVKTAPPLERELRVPSKVRLGSRLSLPNLLDFGTFAKNKKMPKECDQREWVRDIWNVWFDQVFPPTPSESEEEEEEIEYAQDETVSPTREEKEKEKKRKDSLSSYISDALTEIEPLDDSEQNIELHQIIHEEIQKLTSQIAQGKPKPFDLCRRGALYRKVGMIKAAQIDLDLAIKMEPLLLDAYWHRHLLYLLRDEKQQAKLDLTFILKHNTRHGGAYRSMAEILRKENNPNDAIMNYSMAIKLNPRDHEAYFQRAAMYEKTDKMPLALDDFMMCKKILPTRTDAILKHAMYYFKQRNWNTAIQDFTDLLKVDPLNSMARMYRGRALSEQNQWNAAVEDLSAAIHLDPKSWQAFFYRACILRKAHPKQALHDYSVSLLINDTDENVMSYLHRGILYNSMNRFEDAIPDFDSVLKLNKDIACAHVNLGLIYMNHYENYHRAIKKFTAGIKVDPTYVRAYVCRGEAYHKIHELRSALKDFTRAIHLRPDVHHYYMYRGQLVLELGNLEMAAFCVRMFELGRQANTQKVARHASEIGSNASLGEMPTQQAVVQSFLKNYDKAIEALMAATRVKPVPPLFMLLGKTQMKAKEFKDAITSFDRALQLYQDSYGKPWRREPWPVEASECHFLIGMCHIELKSYHDAKDAFTSAVKINPNYAQALYQRGVAKMKLSSRGLSREGIQDFNRALAINPKIFQAYLSRACYYGMKKNYTKAILNCNEATKLQSRSVRAYLYRGALKYHIKAYDLAIRDLDIAIGIDSTCDLAFFNRAVSYQEKKNYHKSLKDYGIVLLLGDDDRLKTKVLINRGLLYFSQKDYTNALYDFKMAAKLDPQNYRILHTLGLCYHKMDRLKEAVSVFTSCLERNPFFLDGIIARGNVYMDYGSQRGIIYARRDYERALMQNPLHLPSRVNLAYTLQVSGKFMHAWKQFTAAIEINPRFKPALEGRSIVNLQMSNTFAAFQDICESIKVAPTAELLTNRGVINQFMKDRVNAMKDYQNAIRMDPTYSLAYFNAANVYFHTRHFKQALNYYNKAVEHNLRDESALLNRAITKVMLRDSQGALADFKAAIKLSPHTAHMYFNRGNLYASMDQFDQAEKDYSKALSLKPDDPLVLKRRADIFGKLGKRDEAILDYKRAVEIQSYLSGN; from the exons GAAAACTGCCATTTTCCAAGGAGTCAACAATTACCCCGGATG ACATGAAAAAACCCAAAGCTACATCAGTAGGAGTAGTACCATCAAGGTCTAG TGTCAATGTTCCTGGCTTAAAGGTGATAATGGAGGGAAGGCCAGCACTGACATCAGAGGACTTTGCCTTGGAGCAAATGATGCAG GCCAATAAGATGCGAGCCTTTACTCCAATGACCCCAGACCAGGAAACCCCCGGGGAAACACCCCTTCAGACAGATAGGGAAGAGGATTTTGATGAGAATGAGGAGACTATGAAGAAACCAGCTATACTGATGTCAGAGGGGACTTTACagagaatatctttcaaagagAGACCCAAACCTGTACTTCCATTCTCCTCTCTTAAGAAGACTCGTAGGAGAGTTG TGGAAAGTGCTCTCAGTGTTGCAACCTCATTAAAAAGTGAAAACAACCTCCTGCCAGATGACAATGTTTACAGTCGCTATGATGATGTCATCGCAGGAATAGATGATGATCTGCAAACGGCTGTTAGTCAACAGGAACCAAAAGAGGAAGGAAGGAGGGTTTCCAGTGCTGTGTCA ACTAAATCAACAAAAGATCTCCTGGAGGAGGCCAAAAAGATTGCAAAGCCAGGATCAGAGCCAATTTGGAAACTGCAGGGCAAGAGATCACCACGTAAAAAAGATACTAAGAAAGATAGCAAAAAGGACAAGAAAGCTCAAG aaaaattgaaaagtaaAGAGAAAGAGGAAGAGACTGATGGGAAGCCCCGCCCACGCTCTGAGCGCTCAGTAGACGAGATTATTGCTTCACTGAGAGCTCAGAGTTCTGGAGCTCGTAC TCAGGTGTCTGATGCTGACAGAAAAATCCAGGAGATAATGGACCGAGTCATGTCCAGGACCAGTGCTGTACTCA GCGATGGTAGTGAAGCTCTTGACTCTAAGAGAG ATAAAAAAGAGATTGATGTGCCAGCTGACATTCCTGAGGATGAGGAGGTGGAGGAAG GTCTACAAATTGAagagaaaaatgaaaaacttcCAAGTGAGGACCTAACTTCAGAGGGCAAGACTGGAGACGAGGAGCCCCAG GCACCTGCTGTTATTGAACCTCAGTCCCTGCCAGCAGGGGTGCCCTCTCTCCAGCTGGTTGATGTTGGAGGAATTGAGGATGAGTCCTCATCTGAGGAGGGGGAGGAGGAGGAGGTAGTAGATATTAAGCAGGCCTGGGAGGACCTCATGGCACCTCCTGAGGTGACTTGTGAAGACATAATCAGTGTCCAGGGAAAGAATGTGGACTTGGTTGACAGACAGCCAATCCAAGGTCCAGTCACCAACAATGTCTCCGTGTTTTCTAATGCTGTGTCTTTCCTGTCAACCTGGAAACCCATCACTCCCTCCAAATATCAACTCCCAGAGATAGAAGTGGAAGAGAAGAAGCCAGCTAAACATGTCCATCATTTCTGTACTGTCAATAATGAATATCAGCTTCCTGAggaatataaaaatttaggacGAAAATATCATACTCCCAGCAAATTTGATTCAGCTCAACAAGCAGCTAGG TACGTAGGAGGACCCCAGGTAACAGAACCTCAAGATGACACTGCTTCAGAGTACTCTGATTTCACAGCCGTGCAAGAAGCTGAGGAACAGAGACTGGCAATGGCGGCGAGGCGTGTCCTGGAGGAGACGGGAAAAGATACAGAGGAAACCTTAGAGGCATGGCAGCAGAAAGCAAATGAAGTG TTCAACACTGTTCCAGTGTCATTAGAAGGAAcaaaaatgtctgtaaaattgGATGAATCTCGCCTGTATTGGACACCGGCTCCTCCTAAATTTGATGTACAGCCAGCACGGGTTAAAGATGTCTTATTTCCTGATTATCATCCAGCATCACTTGGATTGGATCTACAGGAAGAATCAGCTGCACGACAGCAGGAAGAGCTGGAAGAAAGCTCGGAGGAAGAGGAGGAGGTGGAGGTAGCTGATTCTGTAGAGGAGAGATACCAGGAATTATACAG ACTTCTGAATTACAAAAGTACATCAATGGAGGATCTAACTGACTACGTGAAAGCAGCAAAGCAGAGAGAGGATGACATTAAGGATGGAAAGATTTTTCCATATGAAAAGCGGAAGCTAACAAAGGAAGAGCAGGAAAAACTTGAGAAAG TCAATCCTCCTCCTCTCCCTGTTGATACTGAACCCAGAGAACCAACGCCTGTTGTTACCAAGACAACGGAAATGACAGACAGTGAGATATTTCCTGTGTTTGTTCCACTCAG GAGAAGCACCTCTGATTTGGGGCTGACCAGGATGCTGGATGATACTTTACTAGTTCCTCAGGACTATAACTCAGCCATGGATGAG atTTCCATTCAAAAATCCAACGTGCGACAAATGAAACTGAACAAGAAATTACTggaagcaaaagaaaaagaagaagctCAGAGACTACAATGGCAGATAGAG cAAGAGAAAATGGCTGCAGAGAGAGTCGAGACATTCCAAGAGCCAAACAAGAAAG ATGAGCCTACACCAGCAGAGCTTGCACTTCAGGCAGGGAGGGCATATGTCATCCTTCCAAAAAA GAACAAAAAGAAATCCAAGAGAAAAGGCCCAATCAGCATGGAGAGACTGGACCAGATAGAGAAGTTTCTCCGAGCTCCTTCCAAACAAATCAACCGGTCCAATTCTATGGTCAAAACGGCACCTCCCTTAGAAAGAGAATTACGGGTGCCCTC GAAAGTGAGGTTGGGGTCACGTCTCAGCTTGCCAAACCTCCTTGATTTTGGAACATTTGCAAAGAACAAGAAAATGCC CAAGGAATGTGACCAGCGTGAGTGGGTGCGTGATATCTGGAATGTGTGGTTTGACCAGGTGTTCCCGCCCACCCCCTCCGAGTCTGAGGAGGAGGAAGAGGAAATTGAGTACGCACAGGATGAGACCGTGTCACCCACACGAGAGGAGAAGGAGAAGGAAAAGAAAAG GAAGGATTCCCTGAGCAGTTACATCTCTGATGCTCTGACTGAGATTGAACCTTTAGATGACTCGGAACAGAATATTGAGCTTCACCAG ATAATCCATGAGGAGATTCAAAAACTAACCTCACAAATCGCTCAAGGAAAACCAAAACCATTTGATCTTTGTAGAAGAGGAGCATTGTATAGGaag GTTGGAATGATAAAAGCAGCTCagattgaccttgacct GGCCATCAAGATGGAGCCATTACTTTTGGATGCTTACTGGCACAGACATCTGCTGTACCTACTGAGGGATGAAAAACAACAGGCTAAATTAGATCTGACCTTCATTCTCAAGCACAACACCAGACACGGAGGGGCATACAGATCCAT GGCTGAGATTCTGAGAAAAGAGAATAATCCTAATGATGCTATTATGAATTATTCCATGGCAATCAAATTGAACCCCAGAGATCATGAAGCATATTTCCAAAGAGCAGCCATGTATGAAAAG ACTGACAAGATGCCTCTAGCTTTGGATGACTTCATGATGTGTAAGAAGATTCTTCCCACCAGAACTGATGCCATTTTAAAACATGCCATGTACTATTTCAAACAAAG AAATTGGAATACTGCCATTCAAGACTTCACTGACCTTCTGAAAGTTGACCCTCTGAATTCCATGGCTCGTATGTATCGAGGTCGCGCCTTATCGGAACAGAACCAGTGGAACGCAGCAGTGGAAGATCTCTCTGCAGCAATTCACCTGGACCCCAAAAGTTGGCAGGCATTCTTCTACAGAGCCTGTATACTGAGAAA GGCTCATCCTAAGCAGGCGCTACACGATTACAGCGTCTCTCTCCTAATTAACGACACAGATGAAAATGTCATGTCCTACCTCCATCGGGGCATCCTCTACAACTCTATGAACAG ATTTGAAGATGCCATCCCAGATTTTGACAGTGTACTGAAACTAAACAAGGACATCGCATGTGCTCATGTGAACCTTGGGCTTATATACATGAATCACTATGAGAATTATCATAG AGCCATCAAGAAATTTACAGCTGGTATCAAAGTGGATCCTACTTATGTGAGGGCATATGTCTGCCGAGGGGAAGCATACCACAAGATACATGAA TTGAGGTCTgcattgaaagatttcacaAGGGCTATCCATCTCCGCCCAGATGTCCACCATTACTATATGTACAGG GGACAACTGGTTCTTGAGCTTGGAAATCTAGAAATGGCAGCTTTCTGTGTCAG GATGTTTGAACTAGGCAGGCAGGCCAATACCCAGAAGGTGGCACG GCATGCCTCAGAGATCGGTTCTAATGCCTCACTGGGAGAGATGCCCACACAACAAGCTGTGGTCCAGTCTTTCCTGAAAAATTATGACAAG gCGATAGAGGCTCTAATGGCGGCCACTCGAGTGAAACCAGTTCCCCCGCTGTTTATGCTCCTTGGTAAGACTCAGATGAAGGCCAAAGAGTTTAAGGATGCCATCACAAGTTTTGACAGAGCCTTACAACTCTAC CAAGATAGCTATGGG AAACCTTGGCGACGAGAACCTTGGCCAGTAGAAGCCTCAGAGTGTCATTTCCTGATTGGGATGTGCCACATTGAACTGAAGAGTTACCATGATGCTAAAGACGCCTTTACCTCAGCAGTCAAGATCAACCCCAACTATGCTCAG GCATTGTACCAGAGAGGTGTAGCCAAGATGAAGCTGAGCAGTCGAGGCTTGAGTCGAGAAGGAATCCAAGATTTCAATCGAGCTTTGGCTATCAACCCCAAAATATTCCAG GCTTACCTCAGCAGAGCATGCTATTATGGAATGAAGAAAAACTACACCAAGGCCATTCTGAACTGTAATGAGGCAACCAAGCTTCAGTCTCGCAGTGTCCGTGCCTACTTATACAG AGGAGCACTAAAGTATCACATCAAGGCATATGACCTTGCCATTCGTGACCTTGACATTGCTATTGGGATAGACAGTACATGTGACCTCGCATTCTTTAACCGAGCTGTCTCTTACCAAGAGAAGAAAAACTACCATAAG TCACTGAAAGACTATGGCATTGTCCTGCTGCTGGGTGATGACGACAGGCTGAAAACAAAG GTCTTGATCAACAGAGGGTTACTTTACTTCTCTCAGAAGGATTATACCAATGCTTTGTATGACTTTAAGATGGCTGCCAAACTTGATCCACAAAACTACAGGATTCTCCACACACTGGGACTCTGTTATCACAA GATGGATCGGCTGAAGGAGGCAGTAAGTGTGTTTACTTCCTGTCTGGAGAGGAATCCATTCTTTTTGGATGGAATCATTGCTCGCGGAAATGTGTATATGGATTATGGTTCGCAGAGAGGCATAATTTATGCTAG ACGTGATTATGAACGAGCTCTGATGCAGAATCCACTGCACCTACCCTCCCGTGTCAACCTGGCATATACTTTACAAGTGTCTGGAAAATTTATGCATGCATGGAAACAGTTTACAGCTGCCATTGAGATCAATCCCA GATTCAAGCCTGCCTTGGAGGGCCGTTCCATTGTTAACCTGCAGATGAGCAACACATTTGCAGCCTTCCAGGACATTTGTGAGTCCATTAAAGTGGCCCCTACTGCCGAGCTGCTGACCAACAGAGGAGTTATCAATCAG TTCATGAAAGACCGAGTAAATGCCATGAAGGACTACCAGAATGCCATCAGGATGGACCCCACCTACTCCCTGGCATACTTTAATGCAGCAAATGTCTACTTCCACACCAGGCACTTCAAACAG GCTCTGAACTACTACAATAAAGCTGTAGAACACAATCTTCGTGACGAGTCTGCCCTGCTGAACCGCGCCATCACAAAG GTAATGCTGCGAGACTCGCAGGGTGCTCTTGCAGACTTTAAAGCAGCCATTAAGCTTAGCCCACACACAGCTCACATGTACTTCAACAGAGGAAACCTGTATGCTTCTATGGATCAGTTTGATCAGGCAGAGAAGGACTACTCTAAAG ctctttctCTTAAACCTGATGACCCACTGGTGCTGAAAAGAAGAGCAGATATCTTCGGCAAACTGGGAAAACGAGACGAAGCCATACTAGACTATAAACGAGCTGTTGAAATCCAAagttatttatcaggaaactgA